The window AATTTAGGACCTATAATATGTAAATCTTAAAATTTTTTAAAAAAATTGATAGATCTGAAATATTATCTAAAAATAATATTAAATTTTAAAGATCTATCAAAATACTAAAATATTTTATAAAAATTAAAAATTTAAATTTCCTGAAGTTCTAGGAAAAGGGATTATATCACGAATATTTTTTAAACCTGTTATATATAAAATTAACCTTTCAAATCCTAAACCAAATCCTGCATGCGGAATTGTCCCATATTTTCTTAAATCTTGATACCAAATATAATCTTTTTGTGTATCCTTTAATAATTTCATATTTTCTTTTAAAATTTCAAATTTATCTTCACGTTCAGAGCCACCAATTACTTCACCTACGTGAGGTAATAAAACATCAAATGCAGATACTGTAATACCATCAGTATTTAATTTCATATAAAATGGTTTAATTTTTTTAGGATAATTATATATTATAATTGGCGCTTTAAAATATACTTCTACTAAATATTTTTCATGTTCAGTACTAAAATCTATTCCCCAATAAATTTTTTCTAAAAATAAATGAGAATTTTTTAACAATATATTTAATGCTTCTTTATATTCAATATAAAAAAATTTTATATCTAAAAAAGATTGTAAACGAGAAATAATTTTTGTATTAATATTTTTATTTAAAAAAGATAAATCTAAAAAATTTTTTTTTAATACTTTTGATATAAGAAATTTTAATAATTTTTCAGAAAATTTAGAAATTTGATTAATATTAGAAAAAGCTTCTTCTATTTCTAACATCCAAAATTCCGCTAAATGTTTACGTGTATTAGAATTCTCTGCTCTAAAAACAGGACCAAAAGAATATACTTTAGATAATGCGCAAGCATAAGCTTCTAAAGTTAATTGACCTGAAACAGTTAAAAATGCAGTACGATTAAAAAAATTTTTTTTATGTTTTTTTTTTTGATATTCATAATTTTTCATATCTAACATAGAAATTTTAAACATCTCCCCGGCACCTTCTGTATTAATACTAGTTATAATTGGTGTAGATATCCAAAAATATTTCTTAGATTGAAAAAATTTATGTATATTAAAAAATATTGTATTTCTAATGCGAGTAATAGCTCCTATAATATTAGTTCTAGGACGTAAATGACAAAAATTTCGTAAATGCTCTAACGTATGTTTTTTTGCAGACATAGGATACTTTTGAGGACTTAAAATTTTTCCTATTACATGCACAGAAATAGCTTTAATTTCATAAATATTTATACTTGAAGGTGAAAAAATCAAAATACCTTTTATAATTACTGAACATCCAATAGTTAATTTTAAAATTTCAGTAAAATAATTTGATAAAGAATTTTTGATAACTACTTGAATTGA of the Buchnera aphidicola (Nippolachnus piri) genome contains:
- the asnS gene encoding asparagine--tRNA ligase, whose product is MKVTSLSEIFLKKKNINEIILIRGWVRSRRDSKSGISFLNVYDGSIFNSIQVVIKNSLSNYFTEILKLTIGCSVIIKGILIFSPSSINIYEIKAISVHVIGKILSPQKYPMSAKKHTLEHLRNFCHLRPRTNIIGAITRIRNTIFFNIHKFFQSKKYFWISTPIITSINTEGAGEMFKISMLDMKNYEYQKKKHKKNFFNRTAFLTVSGQLTLEAYACALSKVYSFGPVFRAENSNTRKHLAEFWMLEIEEAFSNINQISKFSEKLLKFLISKVLKKNFLDLSFLNKNINTKIISRLQSFLDIKFFYIEYKEALNILLKNSHLFLEKIYWGIDFSTEHEKYLVEVYFKAPIIIYNYPKKIKPFYMKLNTDGITVSAFDVLLPHVGEVIGGSEREDKFEILKENMKLLKDTQKDYIWYQDLRKYGTIPHAGFGLGFERLILYITGLKNIRDIIPFPRTSGNLNF